DNA sequence from the Actinomycetota bacterium genome:
GAACGCCATGGGGATGTCGGGAATGGAGTCGGCGATTGCGGGAGCGGTGGGTCCCTCGGTTTAAGGGACCCGGGCACTTTTCGCACGAGAAATGAGCACGTTTGCCCTGCCTGGGTAGGTCTAACTACACTTCCGAGGCTCCTGGTTCGCGTCTAGATTCTACGGAACAGTGTGAAACAGCTGCGACAGGAGGAGTCGCGTGGACCTCACCCCCCAAAATGTCACTGCCTGGCACAATCACACCCAATCGCAGCACAGCACCAAAAGGGACGAGTATTCGGCCAAGGGATTTCGAACCCTTTCCCTGAGCATCTACGGAAGTGTGCAAAACCCACTGTTTGCCGCCGTGATGGTCAAGCGGCCCATTCTGGTAGCCACCAAACAGTTCGGCCCAACCAACCAGTCCGGGATTCAGCAGAGTTTCGATGACATGGCGGCGCAAGGTTTCGGTCCCTACATCCTGAGCGCCACCGGACCGGCCAACTCGGCTGTCTTCGTCGGCGTGTTCACGCCGATGTCCAGCATTCCGCTGACCAGGCTAGATCTCACCGGCGCAGAGTTTGCCGAGCTCAACGCTCAGCAGCAGGGGAAAGGCCGGATCCTGTTGTGGGCTGATGCATTCGGCACTGCCTCCGACACCCGTTACACGGCGATCTGGGGGCCGAATCCCTCCCGCCAAGCCTGGAGCTGCGACGGTATCGCGGAGACCGGTTCGGCCTACAAGGCCCGCTTCGACGCCCTGGTCAGCGTCTGGTGCCGGCAAACGCTCGTGTCAATAACGCCCGGAGGCCGTTACCTGGCCGTATTTGCCGACTCGACCATGGGTTCCTGGACCGCCAGGAAGGACCTAACTTCTTCCGAGTATCAGGACGAGTACAACAAGGCCACTGCCAAGGGGCTGATGCCGATATGCGTCTCCGGGTCGGGATCAGGGTCGTCGGTGAATTTGGCTGCGATTTTCGCCGACCGGGAT
Encoded proteins:
- a CDS encoding serine hydrolase, whose protein sequence is MDLTPQNVTAWHNHTQSQHSTKRDEYSAKGFRTLSLSIYGSVQNPLFAAVMVKRPILVATKQFGPTNQSGIQQSFDDMAAQGFGPYILSATGPANSAVFVGVFTPMSSIPLTRLDLTGAEFAELNAQQQGKGRILLWADAFGTASDTRYTAIWGPNPSRQAWSCDGIAETGSAYKARFDALVSVWCRQTLVSITPGGRYLAVFADSTMGSWTARKDLTSSEYQDEYNKATAKGLMPICVSGSGSGSSVNLAAIFADRD